A region of Paractinoplanes abujensis DNA encodes the following proteins:
- a CDS encoding DUF402 domain-containing protein, translating to MRFEPGRLILHRDTHRGRLGFVNPVRVVADDDRGLLVWLARNSAVALETTTDGRGPRDMPSFLEWEAAPKKATVATWRGPGVLRFFPAGADHSVWFFRDDDNYFTRYYVNLEEHAVRWDDGDVAGFDVVDQDLDIVADPALNWQWKDEDEFEERLAHPDLYWVPDEQAVWSEGFRVIKLIEAGDFPFDGTWTDFHPDPSWPTPTELPIGWDRPVVARN from the coding sequence ATGCGGTTCGAGCCCGGCCGGCTCATCCTGCACCGCGACACGCACCGTGGTCGTCTCGGCTTCGTCAACCCCGTACGGGTGGTCGCCGACGACGACCGCGGCCTGCTGGTCTGGCTGGCTCGCAACTCGGCGGTCGCGCTCGAGACGACCACGGACGGCCGCGGCCCGCGCGACATGCCCTCGTTCCTCGAGTGGGAGGCGGCCCCCAAGAAGGCCACCGTTGCCACCTGGCGGGGCCCGGGCGTGCTGCGTTTCTTCCCGGCCGGAGCCGACCACTCGGTCTGGTTCTTCCGCGACGACGACAACTACTTCACCAGGTACTACGTCAACCTCGAGGAACACGCCGTCCGCTGGGACGACGGCGACGTGGCCGGCTTCGACGTCGTCGACCAGGACCTCGACATCGTCGCCGACCCTGCTTTGAACTGGCAGTGGAAGGACGAGGACGAGTTCGAGGAGCGCCTGGCCCACCCCGACCTCTACTGGGTCCCCGACGAGCAGGCGGTCTGGTCCGAGGGCTTCCGCGTGATCAAGCTGATCGAGGCCGGCGACTTCCCCTTCGACGGCACCTGGACCGACTTCCACCCCGACCCGTCCTGGCCCACCCCCACGGAACTGCCGATCGGATGGGACCGCCCGGTAGTCGCCCGTAATTGA
- the rpsP gene encoding 30S ribosomal protein S16 yields MAVKIRLLRMGKIRNPQYRIVVADSRTKRDGRAIEYVGIYQPKEHPSVIQVKSERVQYWLSVGAQPSEAVQRILEKTGDWQQFKGLPAPPPLLVKEQKQSRTEIYEAEAKSAAGVADTPAKSTKPAKKVAAAPEAAEAKPEQTKVADRAEPNREAVAETAEDPAGAGADAS; encoded by the coding sequence GTGGCCGTTAAGATCCGGCTCCTGCGGATGGGCAAGATCCGCAACCCGCAGTACCGCATCGTCGTCGCCGACTCGCGCACCAAGCGCGACGGTCGCGCCATCGAGTACGTCGGCATCTACCAGCCGAAGGAACACCCCTCGGTCATCCAGGTGAAGTCCGAGCGCGTGCAGTACTGGCTGTCGGTCGGCGCGCAGCCGAGCGAGGCCGTGCAGCGCATCCTCGAGAAGACCGGCGACTGGCAGCAGTTCAAGGGCCTCCCGGCCCCGCCGCCGCTGCTCGTCAAGGAGCAGAAGCAGAGCCGCACCGAGATCTACGAGGCCGAGGCCAAGTCGGCCGCCGGCGTGGCCGACACCCCGGCCAAGAGCACCAAGCCGGCCAAGAAGGTCGCCGCTGCCCCGGAGGCCGCCGAGGCCAAGCCGGAGCAGACCAAGGTGGCCGACCGGGCCGAGCCCAACCGCGAGGCTGTCGCCGAGACCGCAGAGGACCCGGCCGGTGCCGGCGCCGACGCGAGCTGA
- a CDS encoding amidohydrolase family protein, which translates to MAFHVRGAVLPDGEVRDLWLVGDTVTYEPVRGAETISDGGFIVPGLVDAHCHLGIAFGAKPITSLDQARELAHTDRDAGVLALRDAGSPYPYPELEDEDGIPRLARAGRHVAAPRRYLRDVGVEVDGEADVRAAVTEQAKAGNGWVKLVGDWISRDAGDLAPSWDANTMAAAVDAAHAAGARAAVHTFSEEGVELMVRAGVDSVEHGTGLSLDLIDEMARRGTALVPTMINIRTFGGIADRARGKFDTYADHMLALQERFPSVVRAAYEAGVPIYVGTDAGGGIRHGLVAEEMLILQEAGLPAEEILAAASWRAREWLGFAGLVEGGLADLVVYDTDPRADLRVVRAPSRIVLKGRVIL; encoded by the coding sequence ATGGCGTTTCATGTGCGTGGGGCGGTTCTGCCGGACGGGGAAGTCAGGGATCTCTGGCTGGTGGGGGACACGGTCACCTACGAGCCCGTACGGGGTGCCGAGACCATCAGCGACGGCGGTTTCATCGTGCCGGGGCTGGTCGACGCGCACTGCCACCTGGGGATCGCGTTCGGGGCCAAGCCCATCACCAGCCTTGACCAGGCGCGGGAGCTGGCGCACACCGATCGGGACGCGGGCGTGCTGGCCCTGCGCGACGCGGGCTCGCCCTACCCGTATCCCGAGCTCGAGGACGAGGACGGCATTCCCCGGCTGGCCCGGGCCGGCCGGCACGTGGCGGCGCCGCGGCGATACCTGCGGGATGTCGGCGTCGAGGTGGACGGTGAGGCCGACGTGCGGGCCGCCGTGACCGAGCAGGCCAAGGCGGGCAACGGCTGGGTCAAGCTGGTCGGCGACTGGATCTCGCGGGACGCCGGTGACCTCGCCCCCTCGTGGGACGCAAACACCATGGCGGCGGCCGTCGACGCGGCGCACGCGGCGGGCGCGCGGGCCGCCGTGCACACGTTCTCCGAGGAGGGCGTCGAGCTGATGGTGCGGGCGGGCGTCGACTCCGTCGAGCACGGCACAGGGCTGTCGCTCGACCTGATCGACGAGATGGCCCGCCGGGGCACGGCGCTGGTGCCCACGATGATCAACATCAGGACGTTCGGCGGGATCGCGGACCGGGCCCGGGGCAAGTTCGACACGTACGCCGATCACATGCTGGCGCTGCAGGAACGGTTCCCGTCGGTGGTGCGGGCCGCGTACGAGGCCGGGGTGCCGATCTATGTGGGCACCGACGCCGGCGGCGGGATCCGGCACGGGCTGGTCGCCGAGGAGATGCTGATCCTGCAGGAGGCCGGGCTGCCCGCCGAGGAGATCCTGGCCGCTGCCTCGTGGCGGGCCCGGGAGTGGCTGGGCTTTGCGGGGCTGGTCGAGGGTGGGCTGGCCGACCTGGTCGTCTACGACACCGACCCGCGCGCGGACCTGCGAGTGGTCCGCGCGCCGAGCCGGATCGTGCTCAAGGGCCGGGTCATTCTCTGA
- a CDS encoding Uma2 family endonuclease: protein MTAALQLPSPVIGLSLEVDRRNEPRPDVVVLRKEYRRRTPAPVDGALLVLEVVSPTSRVRDMNAKWKVYAANRVTTYLLVDPLFSDGVVLTEYRLGENGQYDTVTSTSKVFTTDVPYPISIDVPALTALRDEEDDEGDQDPGNS from the coding sequence ATGACTGCGGCCCTACAGCTGCCGAGCCCGGTCATCGGCCTGTCGTTGGAGGTCGACCGGCGAAACGAGCCTCGACCGGATGTCGTGGTGCTGCGGAAGGAATACCGCCGCCGCACTCCGGCCCCGGTCGACGGTGCGCTGCTCGTCCTCGAGGTGGTTTCGCCGACCTCTCGCGTCCGTGACATGAACGCGAAGTGGAAGGTCTACGCGGCCAACCGCGTGACCACGTACCTGCTGGTCGACCCGTTGTTCTCCGATGGTGTCGTGTTGACTGAATACCGCCTCGGCGAGAACGGCCAGTACGACACGGTCACCAGTACGAGCAAGGTGTTCACCACGGATGTCCCCTATCCGATCAGCATCGATGTGCCGGCGCTGACCGCGCTCCGCGACGAGGAAGACGACGAAGGCGACCAGGATCCGGGCAATTCCTGA
- the proS gene encoding proline--tRNA ligase produces the protein MARVLTPRAEDFPRWYQDLIAKAQLADNGPVRGTMVIRPTGWAIWERMQADMDLRIKEEGVQNAYFPLFIPESYLRREADHVEGFSPELAVVTHAGGKQLAEPLVVRPTSETVIGEFMAKWVDSYRDLPLLLNQWANVVRWELRPRTFLRTTEFLWQEGHDAHASEELAREHARNIHRNVYQAFMEELLAIPVVPGRKTKGERFAGATNTMTVEAMMGDTKALQMGTSHELGQNFAKAFDITYSSKEGTVEHAWTTSWGTSTRMVGGLIMVHGDDNGLRLPPRLAPIQVQIMVVKAGEGVVEAASKLRDELKGAGVRVKLDDRADIPFGRRAVDAELQGIPIRIEVGPRDLANGSVTIARRVDGSKTPTPLGDVLGAVTSALKADQQRLYDEALAFRAANTVEVKTLDEAIEAAQTGWARVPWSAVGEDGEKTANGKAVTVRCLTRPDGSMPDSDEEPGLVAYLARSY, from the coding sequence ATGGCCCGTGTGCTCACTCCCCGTGCGGAAGACTTCCCCCGCTGGTATCAGGACCTGATCGCCAAGGCGCAGCTGGCCGACAACGGCCCAGTCCGCGGCACGATGGTGATCCGGCCGACCGGCTGGGCCATCTGGGAGCGCATGCAGGCCGACATGGACCTGCGGATCAAGGAAGAGGGCGTGCAGAACGCCTACTTCCCGCTGTTCATCCCCGAGAGCTACCTGCGCCGCGAGGCCGACCACGTCGAGGGCTTCTCACCCGAGCTGGCCGTGGTCACCCACGCCGGCGGCAAACAGCTGGCCGAGCCGCTGGTCGTGCGGCCCACCAGCGAGACCGTGATCGGCGAGTTCATGGCCAAGTGGGTCGACTCGTATCGTGACCTGCCGCTGCTGCTCAACCAGTGGGCCAACGTCGTGCGGTGGGAGCTGCGCCCGCGCACGTTCCTGCGCACCACGGAGTTCCTGTGGCAGGAGGGGCACGACGCGCACGCCAGCGAGGAGCTCGCGCGCGAGCACGCCCGCAACATCCACCGGAACGTCTACCAGGCGTTCATGGAGGAGCTGCTGGCCATCCCGGTCGTGCCGGGCCGCAAGACCAAGGGTGAGCGCTTCGCCGGCGCCACGAACACCATGACCGTCGAGGCCATGATGGGCGACACCAAGGCGCTGCAGATGGGCACCTCGCACGAGCTGGGCCAGAACTTCGCGAAGGCGTTCGACATCACGTATTCGTCGAAGGAGGGCACGGTCGAGCACGCCTGGACCACCTCCTGGGGCACGTCGACCCGCATGGTGGGCGGCCTGATCATGGTGCACGGCGACGACAACGGCCTGCGCCTGCCGCCCCGCCTGGCGCCGATCCAGGTGCAGATCATGGTGGTCAAGGCGGGCGAGGGCGTGGTGGAGGCCGCGAGCAAGCTCCGCGACGAGCTGAAGGGCGCGGGCGTCCGGGTCAAGCTCGACGACCGCGCCGACATCCCGTTCGGGCGCCGCGCCGTCGACGCCGAACTGCAGGGCATCCCGATCCGCATCGAGGTCGGCCCGCGCGACCTGGCCAACGGCAGCGTCACGATCGCGCGCCGGGTCGACGGCTCCAAGACCCCGACCCCCCTGGGCGACGTGCTGGGCGCGGTCACCAGCGCCCTCAAGGCCGACCAGCAGCGCCTGTACGACGAGGCGCTGGCGTTCCGCGCGGCCAACACGGTCGAGGTCAAGACGCTGGACGAGGCGATCGAGGCAGCGCAGACCGGCTGGGCCCGGGTGCCGTGGTCGGCGGTCGGTGAGGACGGCGAGAAGACCGCGAACGGCAAGGCGGTCACGGTGCGCTGCCTGACCCGCCCCGACGGCTCGATGCCCGACTCCGACGAGGAGCCCGGCCTGGTCGCCTACCTGGCCCGCTCGTACTGA
- the rimM gene encoding ribosome maturation factor RimM (Essential for efficient processing of 16S rRNA): MLLVVGQIGKPHGIRGEVSVVVRTDEPEERFVPGSVFVTEVPRVRRVSTGPAAAPGVRFEVPKQLTLEAIRWHQGRGIAQFADIYDRNLAEALRGVFLQVDSGSLAPPDDPDEFHDHQLVGLRVESADGTVHGTVERIEHAPASDLIVLSKAGGGRALIPFVTAIVPTVDLAGGRVVVDLPEGLLDL, from the coding sequence GTGCTCTTAGTAGTCGGCCAGATCGGTAAGCCGCACGGCATCCGGGGCGAGGTCTCGGTGGTCGTGCGGACCGACGAACCGGAAGAACGTTTCGTCCCCGGGTCGGTGTTCGTGACGGAGGTCCCTCGGGTCCGCCGCGTGAGCACCGGCCCGGCGGCCGCTCCGGGGGTTCGTTTCGAGGTGCCGAAGCAGCTCACGCTCGAGGCCATCCGCTGGCATCAGGGCCGGGGGATCGCGCAGTTCGCGGACATTTACGACCGCAACCTCGCCGAGGCCCTGCGCGGCGTGTTTCTGCAGGTCGACAGCGGTTCCTTGGCGCCGCCGGACGATCCCGACGAGTTCCACGACCACCAGCTGGTCGGTCTGCGGGTCGAGTCGGCCGACGGCACCGTGCACGGGACGGTCGAGCGCATCGAGCACGCACCGGCCTCGGATCTGATCGTGCTCAGCAAGGCCGGTGGCGGCCGGGCGCTGATCCCCTTCGTCACGGCGATCGTGCCGACCGTTGATCTCGCGGGCGGCCGTGTGGTGGTCGATCTGCCCGAGGGTCTGCTGGATCTCTAG
- the rplS gene encoding 50S ribosomal protein L19 yields the protein MNTLDALDAQSQRTDIPAFRAGDTVKVHARVVEGNRSRVQVFQGVVIGRQGAGLRETFKVRKISFGVGVERTYPLNSPAIDKIEVVSRGDVRRAKLYYLRELRGKKAKIKELREKQTV from the coding sequence ATGAACACGCTGGACGCTCTCGACGCCCAGTCGCAGCGCACCGACATTCCCGCCTTCCGGGCCGGCGACACCGTCAAGGTGCACGCCCGAGTCGTCGAAGGCAACCGTTCCCGCGTCCAGGTCTTCCAGGGCGTCGTGATCGGCCGCCAGGGCGCCGGTCTGCGCGAGACCTTCAAGGTTCGCAAGATCAGCTTCGGCGTCGGTGTCGAGCGGACCTACCCGCTCAACAGCCCGGCGATCGACAAGATCGAGGTCGTGAGCCGCGGTGACGTCCGCCGCGCCAAGCTCTACTACCTGCGCGAGCTCCGCGGCAAGAAGGCCAAGATCAAGGAGCTGCGGGAGAAGCAGACCGTCTGA
- a CDS encoding outer membrane protein assembly factor BamB family protein, which yields MPADLDEIFASVAREADAIPLSTATRARRRGRQRSRNGILAAAAAVCVVLAGIGVVAGPDRRADNKTVAPMPSPSVTTTAAGPLPLVGQPIPFGRAIDEVHPAIVKGHVYAAWKVGSTISVVAADVRTSEVVWRADGFEAGSDLSASVSATDDAVLVSYGGTKTWVLDPADGRRMWEFTSSDLGEWVLHRKVLVQRDPETGRVDAYELRTGRELWSIAPSADKVDQILGMRLDGADVLATSLTDNRLVVVRRSGKVQVRDIVSGDVLRTTTPVSPPVGGNTLIAYEGKLFDGGPGCCDTEPYRVVVTDLATGASKKAFVGRLGHRTGSMDVCGPAMVCLVDQESETVSWVKMIDTTRGETIWQVPGPLDGSSLVANGTDMLVGGDGVTRLIDGNGRENFRFTSGDVQWLDGGRLLVLPELTGGELKIMITALGTITTLGTVPAHTAPCAFTPDRLVCASPQDLRIYEFRE from the coding sequence ATGCCAGCTGATCTCGACGAAATCTTCGCCTCGGTGGCTCGCGAGGCCGACGCGATCCCGCTCAGCACCGCCACCCGGGCCCGCCGGCGCGGCCGGCAGCGCAGCCGCAACGGCATCCTCGCGGCGGCCGCGGCGGTGTGCGTCGTGCTGGCCGGGATCGGGGTGGTGGCCGGCCCCGACCGGCGCGCCGACAACAAGACCGTCGCACCCATGCCGTCCCCGTCCGTCACGACCACGGCCGCCGGCCCGCTGCCGCTGGTCGGCCAGCCGATCCCCTTCGGCCGGGCGATCGACGAGGTGCACCCGGCGATCGTGAAGGGTCACGTCTACGCCGCCTGGAAGGTGGGGAGCACGATCTCGGTGGTCGCCGCCGACGTGCGGACGAGCGAGGTCGTCTGGCGGGCCGACGGCTTCGAGGCCGGGTCCGATCTCAGCGCCTCGGTCAGCGCCACCGACGACGCGGTGCTGGTCAGTTACGGCGGCACGAAGACGTGGGTGCTCGACCCGGCCGACGGCCGCCGGATGTGGGAGTTCACCAGCAGCGACCTGGGCGAGTGGGTGCTGCACCGGAAGGTGCTCGTCCAGCGCGACCCCGAGACGGGCCGGGTCGACGCGTACGAGCTGAGGACCGGCCGCGAGCTGTGGTCGATCGCCCCGAGCGCTGACAAGGTCGACCAGATCCTGGGCATGCGCCTGGACGGGGCGGACGTGCTCGCCACCTCGCTCACGGACAACCGGCTGGTGGTCGTGCGGCGCTCGGGCAAGGTGCAGGTGCGCGACATCGTCAGCGGCGACGTGCTGCGGACGACGACACCGGTCTCGCCTCCGGTCGGCGGCAACACCCTGATCGCGTACGAGGGGAAGCTTTTCGACGGTGGCCCCGGGTGCTGCGACACCGAGCCGTATCGCGTGGTGGTGACCGACCTGGCCACCGGCGCCTCGAAGAAGGCCTTCGTCGGCCGGCTGGGGCACAGGACCGGCAGCATGGACGTCTGCGGTCCGGCGATGGTCTGCCTGGTCGATCAGGAGAGCGAGACCGTGTCCTGGGTCAAGATGATCGACACGACGCGGGGCGAGACGATCTGGCAGGTGCCCGGGCCGCTCGACGGGTCCTCGCTCGTCGCGAACGGCACCGACATGCTGGTGGGCGGCGACGGCGTGACCCGGCTGATCGACGGGAACGGACGCGAGAATTTCCGTTTCACCTCCGGCGACGTCCAGTGGCTCGACGGCGGGCGCCTGCTGGTGCTGCCCGAGCTGACCGGGGGCGAGCTGAAGATCATGATCACCGCTTTGGGCACGATCACCACGCTGGGCACGGTGCCCGCGCACACCGCGCCCTGTGCGTTCACCCCCGACCGGCTGGTCTGCGCCAGCCCGCAGGACCTGCGAATCTACGAGTTCAGAGAATGA
- a CDS encoding SigE family RNA polymerase sigma factor, whose protein sequence is MTATDDFDDFYRDTSRRLARYAYGLTGDPGDAQDLVQEAYARAWQRWRRLADYEDREAWLRLVVNRLSTDRWRHLGVRRARAAAEPPPPHTPPPSENTVLLIRAMRTLPMTHRRALALHYLLDRSVAEIAHETGASLGTVKSWLSRGRTQLAAALGATPALATNGTTTASKGADDAS, encoded by the coding sequence ATGACAGCAACTGACGACTTCGACGACTTCTACCGGGACACCAGCCGGCGCCTGGCCCGATACGCGTACGGGCTGACCGGTGACCCGGGTGACGCCCAGGACCTCGTGCAGGAGGCGTACGCACGGGCCTGGCAACGCTGGCGGCGGCTCGCGGACTACGAGGACCGGGAAGCTTGGTTACGGCTGGTGGTCAACCGGTTGTCGACCGACCGGTGGCGGCACCTCGGCGTACGGCGGGCCCGGGCCGCGGCCGAACCACCCCCGCCACACACACCGCCGCCCTCGGAGAACACGGTGCTGCTGATCCGCGCGATGCGCACGTTGCCGATGACCCACCGGCGCGCCCTGGCCCTGCACTACCTGCTCGACCGGTCGGTGGCCGAGATCGCCCACGAGACCGGCGCCTCGCTCGGCACGGTCAAATCGTGGCTGTCGAGAGGCCGGACCCAGCTCGCGGCCGCCCTCGGCGCGACACCCGCCCTGGCCACGAACGGAACCACCACAGCCTCGAAGGGGGCCGACGATGCCAGCTGA
- the trmD gene encoding tRNA (guanosine(37)-N1)-methyltransferase TrmD: MRVDIISIFPDYFAPLELSLIGKARTTGLLDLSVHDLRTWTSDVHRTVDDTPYGGGPGMVMRPEPWGQALDAVGPGTLVVPSPVGKPFTQADAYELAAQQHLIFACGRYEGIDQRVIDDAASRMPVREVSLGDYVLFGGEVAVIVIMEAITRLLPGVLGNADSLTEESHAAGLLEAPVYTKPASWRGRDVPDILRSGDHGRIARWRRDQSLSRTASRRPDMMAAYPPEHLDKADRKALDEGGFQITPPSVAK; encoded by the coding sequence ATGCGCGTCGACATCATCTCGATCTTCCCTGACTACTTCGCCCCGCTCGAGCTGTCGCTGATCGGCAAGGCGCGCACGACCGGGCTGCTCGACCTGTCCGTGCACGATCTGCGCACCTGGACGTCGGACGTGCATCGGACCGTCGACGACACCCCGTACGGGGGCGGGCCGGGCATGGTGATGCGGCCCGAGCCGTGGGGGCAGGCGCTGGACGCGGTGGGTCCGGGCACGCTGGTGGTGCCGTCGCCCGTGGGCAAGCCGTTCACGCAGGCCGACGCGTACGAACTGGCCGCTCAGCAGCATCTGATCTTCGCCTGCGGCCGGTACGAGGGCATCGACCAGCGGGTGATCGACGACGCGGCGTCCCGGATGCCCGTGCGTGAGGTCTCGCTGGGCGACTACGTGCTGTTCGGCGGCGAGGTCGCGGTCATCGTGATCATGGAGGCGATCACCCGGCTGCTGCCCGGCGTGCTGGGTAACGCGGATTCGCTGACCGAGGAGTCGCACGCGGCCGGACTGCTGGAGGCGCCCGTCTACACGAAGCCGGCCTCGTGGCGTGGGCGGGACGTCCCGGACATTCTGCGCTCCGGTGACCACGGCCGGATCGCCCGGTGGCGGCGCGACCAGAGCCTTTCTCGTACGGCGTCCCGGCGGCCCGACATGATGGCGGCGTACCCGCCCGAGCATTTGGACAAAGCGGACAGGAAGGCCCTCGACGAGGGTGGATTTCAGATCACGCCTCCCTCTGTGGCAAAGTAG
- a CDS encoding RNA-binding protein, with protein MPAPTRADGALRPALEHLVKGIVDNPDDVRVRLVDSRRGKRLEVRVHPEDLGTVIGRGGRTAKALRQVIGSIGGRGIRVDIVDAY; from the coding sequence GTGCCGGCGCCGACGCGAGCTGACGGGGCGCTCCGGCCGGCGCTGGAGCACCTCGTCAAGGGCATCGTCGACAACCCGGACGACGTCCGGGTCCGGCTGGTCGACTCGCGCCGCGGCAAGCGGCTCGAGGTTCGCGTGCACCCGGAGGACCTGGGAACGGTCATCGGGCGCGGCGGACGCACGGCCAAGGCCCTGCGGCAGGTCATCGGGTCGATCGGTGGGCGCGGCATCCGCGTCGACATCGTCGACGCGTACTGA
- the ffh gene encoding signal recognition particle protein codes for MFDTLSDRLSGIFTKLRGKGKLTDADIDATAREIRLALLEADVALPVVKAFIFNVKERARGAEVSQALNPAQQIIKIVHEELINILGGEGRRLQFAKQPPTVIMLAGLQGAGKTTLAGKLSRWLKGQGHQPLLVAADLQRPNAVNQLQVVGGRAGVDVYAPEPGSGIGDPVKVAKDSIEVAKRTAKDIVIVDTAGRLGIDEEMMQQARDIRDAVEPDEVLFVIDAMVGQDAVQTAEAFRDGVGVTGVVLSKLDGDARGGAALSVRHVTGEPILFASTGEKLEDFDLFHPDRMASRILGMGDVLTLIEQAEQAFDEDQKEKMTGKLLAGETFTLEDFLDQLIAVRRMGPIANILGMMPGMGQMKDQLAELDDSHFDKVTAIIRSMTPGERSNPKILNGSRRARIANGSGVTVMDVNQLLNRFADAQKMMKQMSGMMGLPGGGRRKATKSPKNKRKGTKGGNNRPRTGGGGLPAGFPGGMPQLPPGLDPNALGGAGGGGFNLPNLDFNKLMKQQKDDKDKR; via the coding sequence GTGTTTGACACTTTGAGTGACCGCCTCTCCGGGATTTTCACCAAGCTCCGGGGCAAGGGCAAGCTCACCGACGCCGACATCGACGCCACCGCCCGCGAGATCCGTCTCGCGTTGCTGGAGGCCGACGTCGCGCTGCCCGTGGTCAAGGCCTTCATCTTCAACGTCAAGGAGCGTGCCCGGGGGGCCGAGGTCTCCCAGGCGCTCAACCCGGCGCAGCAGATCATCAAGATCGTCCACGAGGAGCTCATCAACATCCTCGGCGGCGAGGGCCGGCGGCTGCAGTTCGCCAAGCAGCCGCCCACGGTGATCATGCTGGCCGGTCTGCAGGGTGCCGGTAAGACGACCCTGGCCGGCAAGCTGTCCCGCTGGCTCAAGGGCCAGGGCCACCAGCCGCTGCTCGTCGCGGCCGACCTGCAGCGCCCCAACGCGGTCAACCAGCTGCAGGTGGTCGGCGGCCGGGCCGGCGTCGACGTCTACGCGCCCGAGCCCGGCAGCGGCATCGGCGACCCGGTCAAGGTCGCGAAGGACTCGATCGAGGTCGCCAAGCGCACGGCCAAAGACATCGTCATCGTCGACACCGCCGGCCGGCTGGGCATCGACGAGGAGATGATGCAGCAGGCCCGCGACATCCGCGACGCCGTCGAGCCCGACGAGGTCCTGTTCGTCATCGACGCCATGGTCGGTCAGGACGCGGTGCAGACGGCCGAGGCCTTCCGCGACGGTGTCGGCGTCACCGGCGTGGTGCTCTCGAAGCTGGACGGTGACGCCCGCGGTGGTGCCGCGCTCTCCGTCCGGCACGTCACGGGCGAGCCGATCCTCTTCGCCTCCACGGGTGAGAAGCTCGAGGACTTCGACCTCTTCCACCCCGACCGGATGGCCAGCCGCATCCTGGGCATGGGTGACGTTCTGACCCTCATCGAGCAGGCCGAGCAGGCCTTCGACGAGGACCAGAAGGAGAAGATGACCGGCAAGCTGCTGGCCGGCGAGACCTTCACCCTCGAAGACTTCCTCGACCAGCTCATCGCCGTGCGGCGGATGGGCCCGATCGCCAACATCCTGGGCATGATGCCGGGCATGGGCCAGATGAAGGACCAGCTGGCCGAGCTCGACGACAGCCACTTCGACAAGGTCACCGCGATCATCCGCTCGATGACGCCGGGCGAGCGCAGCAACCCCAAGATCCTCAACGGCTCCCGCCGCGCCCGCATCGCCAACGGCTCCGGCGTCACGGTGATGGACGTCAACCAGCTGCTCAACCGCTTCGCCGACGCGCAGAAGATGATGAAGCAGATGAGCGGCATGATGGGCCTGCCCGGCGGTGGCCGGCGCAAGGCCACGAAGAGCCCGAAGAACAAGCGCAAGGGCACCAAGGGCGGCAACAACCGGCCCCGTACGGGTGGGGGCGGCCTGCCCGCGGGCTTCCCGGGCGGCATGCCCCAGCTCCCGCCCGGCCTCGACCCCAACGCCCTCGGCGGCGCCGGCGGCGGCGGCTTCAACCTGCCCAATCTCGACTTCAACAAGCTGATGAAGCAGCAGAAGGACGACAAGGACAAGCGCTGA